GCATACACACCTCCCTATACTCGTAGTTGGAATGGTAGAAAATAGGCAGATATCCTGGCTTGTGGTTTTTGCTTTCTATTGCCTTCCCATCTTGATGACAGTGGCATAATAATAGAAAACTCGCACTTACAGTGGCGGTACCGCGTCGGATTTGAACCGAACTTTCCTTTTATTGACATCACTTAATGATGTTAACCTATTATTCAGTATTTAATTTCTACTTTCATTATATGGGACAAAAACTTGTTTTACAACTAAATGAAGAAAAACTAATTTTTCAATTTTTAATTATCATAGATGCTATATTTTTATTACAAAAAAACCAATCCGTTTTATACGTTCTACCTGTATTTACAACGCTAAAGTACTTTTTCAAAGTCTATAACTGTATCTATAGATGGGTTTTACTAACACCCGTTACAATTAACTGGTTTTTATAACGCCGCCCGTTCTATCTTGTTTGACACAAAAATATCTATTCACACAAAAAAAGAAAGTAAGAAGTTCTTTAGAACATTTCTCACTTTCTTATTATCTATTAAATTTTAACCTCAGAAATAACTCTTTTTCGTTCAATCACTATATATGTCGCTATACTTACAATCATCAATCCAATCATGATAATAATACTTTGCATTCCGAAAAACAAATCAAAGTGATCAGATAAAACTCCTACAAAGGTAGGTGCAACAGTTGCTCCAATTCCTCCTGTGACTAAAATCCATCCCATAGCCATCGGGTATTGTTTGATGGACACTCCAGCTAAAGTTACAGCAGTTGGATAAATCCCTCCCATCGTTGCTCCAAGAGCCAATGAAGAGAGAATAACTGTTAGAGTAGTTTGACTATAAATCAGAGCTACAAAGGAAACAAACATACCTAAGCTGATACCAATCAACAATCTTTTTCTAGACATTTTCCCACTCACTATAGAGCAGTATACTCGACCAATTAAAATACCTAGCCATAGAAAACTGGAAAGTAGCTGAGCTTTTTCTAGAACCAAAACATTCGTATCTACAAAAAACTTCACTAACCAACCTGTTATTGCAGCTTCACTACACATATAGAAAAACAAAATAGCAATAATAACCCAAAATAGACTATCTTTTAAAAATTCAAATGAAATTTTCCGTTTTTCTTTCGGTAGTACTTGTACATCAATATCTGCTTTTGAAAAGAAGATTTGTGAAAGAATAATAAAAACAATAATCATAATTAATATTAATTTCCAACCTTCACCACCCACATTTGCCATTGTTAAAGTCAATAAAAATGGTGAAATCAATGCTCCAATTGCAAAGATAGCATGCATAAGGTTTAGAGCTTGCGGGCTACTATTAGAAACGTCATTTACTGTTTTATTTGTGAAGTTTGAAACACTTCCTCGACTGATCCCAACGAAGAAAAAAGCGAGAAACAAGAAAAATGCATGACCTACTCCACTAATTAAAATAATAAAACCAATGATTACAAAACTTCCTAACACAACCACTGATTTTTTCAGACCTAAGTATAAGGGAACAATCCCACTTAGAAAACCTGCTACTAAGTTCCCAATTTGTTGTCCTGAAACAAGTAAACCACTAACAGTGTCATCTAATTGATACTTATCACTAAGTATCGGTAAGAGCGAACCAAAAAGCATTCCATATAATCCATTAACAAAAAACATAAAAAAGCTAACGCCAATTATATATTGTGCCTTCTTGTCTAAACGCCCATAAAATGAATTTTGAAACATAATAGCCTCCTAAAATACAATGATCATTATATGTAATTTTCACCAATATCTTTGATGAATGAATGGCAATCCTCTTTTTCAGGAGCCTTATCTATGTCAATATTCAATTATATCAATTTTGATCCACGTTTACTTCATAAATAGAAATGCATCATAATTTATATTCTTGATTTAATAGTTCCATTTGTTTTTTTCGTAGAAAGAAATATCCAAAAATAGCTACTAACGTATTACTAATCAACATCCCTAACCATACACTATATTCACCTAAACTAG
The Jeotgalibaca sp. MA1X17-3 genome window above contains:
- a CDS encoding sugar MFS transporter; its protein translation is MFQNSFYGRLDKKAQYIIGVSFFMFFVNGLYGMLFGSLLPILSDKYQLDDTVSGLLVSGQQIGNLVAGFLSGIVPLYLGLKKSVVVLGSFVIIGFIILISGVGHAFFLFLAFFFVGISRGSVSNFTNKTVNDVSNSSPQALNLMHAIFAIGALISPFLLTLTMANVGGEGWKLILIMIIVFIILSQIFFSKADIDVQVLPKEKRKISFEFLKDSLFWVIIAILFFYMCSEAAITGWLVKFFVDTNVLVLEKAQLLSSFLWLGILIGRVYCSIVSGKMSRKRLLIGISLGMFVSFVALIYSQTTLTVILSSLALGATMGGIYPTAVTLAGVSIKQYPMAMGWILVTGGIGATVAPTFVGVLSDHFDLFFGMQSIIIMIGLMIVSIATYIVIERKRVISEVKI